aagacaggaaaggatTAAACTCAGAGATACCTATTCTATCTCTGCCAGAACTAATCTTGATTGAAATAACCACAAATGTGCTGCTTCCCCTTTCTGGGAACAAAGAACAATTTTATCATCTGCAAGAACTTCCATCAGAGTTTCCCTTGATCCACTCTTACTTATACACAAGAGTTTTCAAATTATGACTAGCAGCAGCAGTGCTACTGGTGATGAAAGGCGGGAGGAGGGGTTTGAGGGGACAGGTCAGGCAGTTTCCTCTACCTTCACCCAAACGGTCTCAGGAACGCCACTTCATGAGAGGTACCAAGAAGCCGGTGGTGGTGGTTCATCACACCTCAGGGAAGTATGATCCCTGCTCCCACTCATTAGGTTTCCTTCTTGATAATATCTGCTTCCCCATTCCTAAAGCTATCCCTACAAGCAGCTTCTTTGAAAAGACGGacggagaagaaggaggagagtaCAGGAGGTTGGCTCAGTAGTTTCTATTTCAGAATTTACTTAGGCCGcaccattatcatcaccatccCACCACATTATTTGGTCATTGGTGTTTGTCAGGTGTCAGAAGTACTGTGGCTTGGCTGCTGACATTAGGCCCAAGTGAGTAGGGAGCCAAGAGTGGTTCGGTACCCTTATATTTAACTCCACAACATACCTTGGAGAATATTCTCCTAATATCTGCTGCCTAAAGTTGGCAGTCAGTCACTGTTAGAGATGGATGAGGAGAATATTTGATGAATCTTAAGAGTAAAAGAAgtagacacaaaagagtatatactgagtgattccatttatatgagggtCAAAAACAGGTAATACTTCTCTCTAGTGCTAGAATTCAGAACAGTGGATCTACCTTGGCTGGGGGACTTCTGGGTGATAgaaatcttctttttcttaactggAATGCTGGTTAACgtatgtgttcactttgtgagAAATTTCTAGAACTGTACCCTtatgcttttctgtatgtatattatacttcaataagtgactaggaggaggaagtgaaggaggaagaagaaaaagaggaagagggaaaagaacaaaagaaaatgaatgataatttagaacaaaaaaagtaaaataataagagcctgaaaacatttcattaattaaaatcacaatgagccatcaccacacacctattagaatagctgaaatttaaaaaatggtgataatgccaagtgctggcaaggatttggagaaactTGGTCCCATACATTGTTGGTGTGACTGTAAAATGACATAGCCACCCTGGAAAATGTTTTTTTGCAGTATTTACCACATGATTCAGCAATcacactcttgggcatttatctcagagaaataaaaccttatttCACACAAAAGTctgtacataaatattcatagcaacttTGTTCATAGtagaaaaatattggaaacaacccaaatgcccttaAGGGAAAGCATAGTTGAACAAACTCtagtacatccatataatggaatactactcaacaataaaaagggaTAAATTATCGATACACGCAACAACCTAAATAGACTTCAAGGGCATTACACTTagggaaaaaagtcaatctcaaaagCTTACATAATTTATGAATCCATTTTTACAAcattctcaaaataataaaatgatagagatggagaacagatgacTGGTCACTAGGGATGGGAGGGGGCTGGAGTGGGAAGGGGTGTGAGTATAGAGAGGTAGGTAGCCTGAGAAAGTTCTTGtgtggtgatggaacagttctgtatcttgattgtggtggtgacaCAAATCTATACATGGGATAAAATTATgtagaactacacacacacacacacacccatacatacacacacacacaaatgaatataggtcaggttaaaaaaaaacaaccctgttTAGTGAAAAGTAAATGAGGTCTGTAGTCTAGTACCAATACCCCAACGTAATTTCCAGTTTTGATATTCTACTACACCTATATAACAGGATGAAGTGTACACAGGactctgtactatttttacaacttcctatgagtctataattattttaaaatggaaagtttaaaagaaaacaagagaagaatcTTCAACCCTGTCCAGTTTCGATTAGCCCCACACGTTTGCAAATGCTGCTCCCCTCAGGTAGGCTGTTACCCCAGAAGTCCTATATCTTAGTGTCAAGCACTGTTAGATGAAAACACAGTCCTTACATGGAAGCCCATCTacagaaaatacttgcaaatagTGAAGGAAGGGAGCAACCGAACTATGCTTCTTAGGCTCAAGGGTTTATCTCTCTTGATCCTTGGGCTTGTATGATTTGCATAACAGGTTTCATATCAACTtagaatttgacttttttcctaaAAGTGGAATCTTCAtacacatatagaaatattttcttaaatatgagaacaaaacagaagaattAAAGGTAAGCTACTTAGGGAAAATATCTGTATTGAAATTAGCAGtggaaaaagactgaaaaacttAGGCTGTCTTAAATTGCAAACTCAATTTTTGCTGACAGGAACCAGGAAGTCAAAGCCTCTTACCAAGATGgcagctttcctttttcttaagcaaaaaagagTGGGGAACTTATGTCCTATCATTGGGAATGCTTCCTTTAAAGTCTGGGAGAAAGGAGTGTGGCAAATGCAACCCTAACACCAATTAGAGAGGTCATCTtctttcctgtcttgctaatAAAAGCCAAGTTGGTTCAGGACATAAGGTGGATTTTTAAGCAATCAGTCATGTTTATATTATTACTCTTGATTGAAATCATGGGGTTAGtcaagaaatagataaaataaactaaaactaaCACTTCAAAAGCCCATCTTTTTGGAATCAAGAGAAAAAGTCCTGTGGTGAGTTAACAAGTATCAGGAAGTGTTGTGATTTGTCCAAAAAGGACTTTGGACACCAACTTTCTGGATGTAACCCAGTGAAAAGGAAAAGACCTTTGCCTTGTCTAGAGCCACAGGGAAATCCACTGGGGATGAAACACAGTCAGGGTCTAAATCCCACGTGGGGCTTCGTTTTGGAGCTGTATTCCTAGGCCTGATTTCCAATCTTTTCCCAGCAAGAAGTCACGCTGTTTGCTAATGTttcttctccaagcctcagtgaGCTTGGGCCAGTGATTAGCAACAAGTGAGCAGACAGAACCAAATAGCGGGCAGGACCCACTGAGAGATGGCTTGTGGCGTGGCTGGCAAGAAACATGGAGGGCCATGCTCACTGGACCAGTTCAATCATGAACTTCTGTGTCCTGGCCTGAGGCCTCAGGGGACACAGCTATACCTCACTAAGGACAAGGATATGAAGCCAGAGTCTATCCAGCTTCACAAGTTGGGTAACAATCTATtgctgaaaaaattatttaaaaaaaatcctttcctgtTGTTACTTCTCAGATAGTCCcaagaattaaatattaaataatgttaattaaaatgttaattagaatgtttattaaatgttaaCTAAAATGTTACTTCTTAATTTACACTTAGATTCTTCCACTCGGTACAGTGTGTAATCTACATTTTGCCACGGTCTCGTTTacaaccatttttattttgaatgaaaaaaatggcctgtaaacatttttcttttacctgtaCTGTCACTGTCAcgtcacacacacacgcacacacgcatgtGTACTTCCCATTGGTTATGAAAACGAAATCTGCCACTACTTTGAGTGGGTTGCTTTTAAATCATgaatttaaaacttgaaaaactgcttgaaaattttaaagccaGAAAACCTGCCTGTGGCTAACAAAGCCTTTCTGGGGCTCCTCTTCATCCTGGGAATCCCAATTTAGTAGCAACTCACCTATGCATTGTCGGCGTGCCCACCTTCTAGTAAACTCCCCAAGTGGAGGAACTAGGTGTGATTGTGTAGTTCCAAGGCCCAGCCTGGTGTCAGACACATAACAGGTATTCAATTATCATTTCTTGAAGAGATTAATCCATCAGGCATAGATGGGACTCACATCTTCACATGGACAAGAATGTGATTAACAGGTGAGTcaactatttcatattttatacatatatgtgtttgtatCCAGTTAAAACAAACTATTCCATGAAGAATTTCAGACTCCATAACTACTCAGTTATCTCTGTTAGAGTCAGgaggggaaaataataatatggTAGCTGGTCTCCAAGGATGGCCCCCAAGAACCATGCATCCCAGAATTCATGCCTTTGTGCAGTCTGTCCTATACTTAATCGGCGTTGGACCTGTGTGCAATTAAGGGATAACTCAGCAGGCTAGGGATGATCAAACTctgcacattccaaagaaaggaCTGACCCTTGACTAGGTCCTGGCAGATAATTTTTAAGCCCTTAGTATATCTTGCCTGATAACAGTGCCTTTGTATAACTAGGGCCTTGGGCCACAAGagatagtttatgctaacaatgtgatttacAGTAAACACCTATTTTTATTCACCTGGGACTCTAGGACATCCTGTATCAGTTTgacctctggaggggctggagactgagtaaCAAAAGTCAGTCACGTGGACATTCCATGCTTATGTAACTGACCCTtaataaaaaccctggacaccaaggctcaggtgagcttccctagTTGACAACATTTGTACATGTCACATATCATTGCTGAGACAACTAAGTCTTGTCTGTAAAACTCTCCTGGAAAAGGACAGCTGGAAGCTGAACCTGCTTTCTCTTGGACTCTGCCCACgtgcctttttcctttgctgattttaatgtatatcctttcactgtaataaaccttAACTGTGAGTACAATAGCTTTTCTGGGTTCACTGAGTAGTTCTAGAGAATCATTAAACCTGAGGTGATCTTGAGGACCCTACACACAGCCTGTAATTTGCTTTAACCAGTAGAATGAGGCAGAAATGACACTATGCCTGTCCTGGGCATATGACTTAAGAAGATCTGGAAACTTCTGCTCCTGAACTTTTGGATGCTCTGAGTAAATAGTAAGTAGAGACCCCGGGAAGAGAGGCCTAGTCATCCCAGTGGCAGAGTCAAATCTCTGGAAGACTCTAGTCCTATCCACCATTTGACTGCAACCATATAAGACCCCAGTAAAGACAACTGCCCAGTTAAAGCCAGTccacccacagaatcatgagaaatgacaaaatggtgattgttttaaaccactaaattttggggtggcCTATTtacgcagcaatagataactgaaaccaGCAGGAAGgataaaataattgaagagacTCAGAATTTCTTTGGCTAGGATATCATACACAAGTAACTGCCAGAAACCGTTACTTTCAACAACTCAACCCaaaacaattttcttaaattaaaagcaaaatacaatttttttcccctgctttttctccccaagtccccccagtacatggttgtatattttagttgtgggtccttctagtcgtggcatgtgggacaccgcctcagcatggcctgaggaacggtgccatgtccatgcccaggatctgaaccagcaaaaccctgggccactgaagcagagcgtgcaaacttaatggctcggccacagagccggcccctaaaattcAACTTTTTAAGGGGACTGGAATTTAATAAAATTCTCTGGGGCTGCAGAAGcctgtttttcaatttattttaggCTCCAGGCTTATTTTCATCGCGTAGGTAAACCACACCTCACACAGGAACAGTCCTCAGGGGCTTTCAAAGCCCTCCATGTCTtaattttatccttaaaatgagACTATGAGGTAGTTGATTTTATCCAAATTTTAGAGACAAGGCGAGAGCTCCCTGGCAGACATAGAGCTGGAAACACCGGTTTTGACTACTCCAGCACACGCCCTCTGTAGCCGCTGGGTTCTACCTCACCACCCCCCAGTGAGTCCCCGGGAGGAAGAGATGCCAGACTCCTGACACATGGTGTTTGAAAACACTATGGAATGTTTCTACTCGTGAATTTCACTGCACATTCTCCAGCGACTATTTCAGTAAGCTAAAAACATGACTCCTCAGTCATGAGAACACAAAGTCCATATGATTAGGGAACAGCAATAATGTTGGCACTTTTATGTAATTATCAGCAAGTCCTCCTCCAGGACATTGaatgtcttttacatttttataatttacctGGCAAGTATTtatcctttggtgaaaagatgCGGTCTTAGAAGAGGGCAGCAAAAGATGCTGACAAGTCACTTAGGATGGGTGGCTCCTGCTGGGCTGATGAAAGtccattttcaagaaaatggaaCCTTGCCTTCTTATAAAACATCAATCATCCCAGATAATGGTGATAATCTAGGCATGTATACTCAGAGTTTTCACTTCCATGCCTTGTGTTTATACTTCACGTCAGGCGTTTTAAATAACTTAATCCATCTGTAcacttttaaatggaaaaaccaaAGTACAGAGAAGCATATTGTCTTGGATCATTCTGCGAATCAAaacacatactttttaaaatcaagtattctttctttgtgttaAGAACAAACCCCAAATGCCTGATCAGCCATGTTATTTCCATGAGGCAGAAATACAGTTAAGCAGCTGTGAGTGGGCAAGGCAGAGAATTTCCTCAGCCGCCCatgaaggaagaagagggggctTTATCCATTGGCTGGCAAAAATTCTAAAGATCTCATGGAAATTTGGTGGGCCCAGAGCACAATTCTTTACacttgaagaatattttccaaaGCACAGATGTTTTTCTCTTAACTATGAACACTGGCTGACTTATCTGCATCTTTTTTCAGGGCTCAGCAGGATGTTTTTGGAGTGGCTTGTCCCCTCTAACTTGGGGCTGATGTTCACTGCTAGATGGAAAACACATCTTTGCCTAGACAGACATGAATCAATATtacataaaaatgtttccattttgggAAATACTCTGAGATAAAAATGTCTTTCTGGCTCTGGGCATACATAAGTAACCATGAGGGCACCTCAGTAAAAGAGAAAACGGATTTTTAATAGTTTGTCATGATATGTCATTATAAGCTCCAAAAGATGTTCCTGTTGTTCCATTGTGGAAACAAAAAGTTGACTCATTTTTCTGGCTAGTGTCTCATCATTTTCATTAGGGGGTTTCTATAAAACTTTATCTGAatcacagcaaagaaaattatttcagagcTAGGATAAAACTTTATCGTCATAAACAGCATTGCAAATGCTAAAATCTACTTTGAGCTTAACAAATTACATAGAAGCTTAATGCCCAGCAACGCAAGACGTCAAGTACAACAGTGATTTTTCAAACACTGCAAAGTTCAACTAATCTAGCTAATGCAAGTTGGGAAATGCAAGATTggctaaaaatgtaaaaattatcaATCCTATTAACATGCTAATTAAGTTTGtattattagaatattttaatttcctagcAATTAAATACCACAATTTTTTACTACAAATATTTCATCATGGAAAGACCACCTGGCCGGGAGGGGCACACTGTACCTCATGGGTCAATGTTCAAAATCATTATCTGTGAGAACCTCGAAATGAAGTTCCACAGGGGACAGGAACTTGAGCCAGGAGATGCCCCCAAATTAGGAGTCATGTTGTAAAGTTCATAAAATGTCTTTGTACAAAATCATACCCAGATCTTTAGAGAACAGGTCAGACCTGTATGATTTAAACACAATCTAAGATGTCACTATGtgaaaaatcatttcagaagTGCACTGACCACTCTTCCCTGAACCAATGATGTTTCTAGAATTGCCTTTATCCATACCacctttaaatgaaaataaggttttattgATATCCTGGTTTTAACACTTAATAACTATGTGACCTCAGACgaattccttcatttctcttgccttagtttcctcatctgtaaaatggtgaaggTTGTGgccaggattaaatgagttaatgtgcCTGGCACGTAACAACCACTCTATTAAGTGTCAGCTTTGATGCTACTATTATCACTCACCTATTATATTAACTCATGTTTGCAGAGAAGCCATcggcacaaaattttaaaaatcaattataagaCAATTCATGATTTTTCCCAAAATGTAAAAagactcaattttttaaaaaatgtttattagacCCCAAAATGACTATTAACTTGCCTTGGAATTATCTATTCTAAGCACATCTGGACTCTTTCCAGCTTTCCCCCACAACTAAATTCATGCACAAAGGGAGTCCTGTTGCATCAGAAAGGAATTTGCTGGTCAAGACTTTGTAACTGCTCTTTCTAAGGCATGCCTTCCAGGAACAGGATTGGTAAGCGGATGGGTTCCCTCCAGATGTTGCTGAGAGAGGGCAACAAACAGGATTCCCTCCTTCAGGATACTCTGTACTGCCATCCTTCTGTGTGACGTGAAGGGtggctctcctcctcccccatgcACATTTGATTGCTAGCCTGCAAGCATAACTCTATGATCCCAATGTGCCCACACTGATCTAAATTTATCCTTAGGTCCTCTCTCTCTGGTTGGTCCTGTCCATAGCTGGAGATGAGCAAGAAGCACCCACCAGTTGCCCAGGCACTCCCTTTTCCACACCTCTGCTCAGGAAGATCTGGTAGAGAACAGAATGCACCAAACCAGTAGCTCCCACAGATCACACTCATAGCCTTCCCTTGTGAGGAAAGCAGAACTGGTCAAGGAAGGCTGCTGAACTAAATTTATAAGCTATTTAGCAGGCTGTGACATTAGAAGGGTCATTTCTGCAGATACTACGCTATTGCTATAACATATAGTGATCCCCGACCGGCTGTGAATGCGAGAATGGTAATTTCAGTTCAAATCATGGTGTCAGGATTTCATATCAAACAGGGAGATAGTCTTTGCCTCTGTTGCTTGCCTTAGACAAGCACGTAAGGGTCCCAGGGAAAGTGACCACCTCCTCTAGGCTGTAGTGGGTTCAAGCAGATCTCAACCTCTTGAATTTTCAGTAGTAGGATCTTACTTCGTGAGCTACTATTTTAATGTCAATATTCTGGAAGGCAGGCAAATTCAAGGCAAAGGCATACAGTAAATCATAGACCCAGTGACAATGCAAATATTTAGTGCTGGTGGTTCAGTCTGTTATTTCCTAAGTGGAAACAGTTGGCTAGcaggtttccatttctttttttgcaaaataAGCAAATGCTTATTTTACCATTCACACACATGAAATTATATAGAAACAACACACGAACTGCATGGAATGTAAATATTCTTTGGTTTACTCATCAAAACAGCAaataacaaaacagcaaaaaccttatcagttaaataaaaaagtaacattCTTTATTTACCTATCAAACTTTATTAAACATTGAAATGCGTTAACTTTCATTCTCATATTCTGTAGCAatatcctttcttcccttttgccCCTCATCCCTCTAAATTATTTTGATGggctcatctctaaaataaagattgttttatctttcttaataCTACTTACTTTTTATTGTCCCAATTGCAAGAACAATCtaggtttttctctttgtctcttatatttgaaatgcattttaaaaatggagattccaTCAGCCCATTTTCAAGATAACATGAAAGTTAAGCCCTCAGCAAGCATTTCAAGGCAATGTCATGCCATTACATTTTGGGGAATTATCATGTTTTGGGAAGTATCACTGTTGGTACTAAAAAACAAGACCTGATTCCAGAAGCATATTCTTATATTAGACATTATTCATAATGTCAAATACAGTTGGTTTCTACAGTATTGATTTCAGAGACGGAGTTTTTTGAGGGTTCACTTTGCCTTACTTCTTGAATGTCTTAATTCTTAATTAAGACTTAATTCTTGAAGGTCAATAACAAAATCTCTAACAAAAGAATCTTTAACCAAAGATAGACttgaaaatggaattgtttcAAAAGGAGCAATGACAGCAAGAGAAAGTTcttggcttttttaaaaaggtacatATACATAGTAAGGAATAAAAGTGAATCAAAATACATAACTTCGTACACGTTAGAAATATCTAATGTGCCACCAACACAACAACTGCCCTAAAAAAGATGTCTTGAGGTTTGAAGCCATACGTATGTTTCTTTGTATAACTATATTTGCATTACACAGCCAGACATCTTGCCCACGATCTGTTAACCGTTAGGAAGCTTTTTACCAGAATTTTTGGCAATAtgcttttcttcaaataaaacaaGCCTCATAAAACATGATCGTTAATGTCTGACAATTGAATTGGGcaaaatctttctgaaatatgTATAATccttaaaaaattcttcttttttccttcataaatcaGCAGTGCTCCATCTTCAAATAAATCATGAGCAGTCACGATCTTAATTCCCATGCTCATATGTTCTCTTCATCCAACATTTTGTTGATACCATCACAAAGTTTTTGTAAGTGGGGTTTAAAACTTCCAAATGGATTATACAAGGCAGCCAAAAAATCACAATCTGAAAAATGATCAAAGACATTATTAACCCGTCCATGTGACTTTGCGGTGAGGTGACGCTGGATGATCTGGTGGAGCATCTCTctgcattcattcaacagccTGGATAACACATTTCGGTCAAAGGTGTAATCCACCTGATGGAAACTGACCACGGTCATAGCAAGTTGATGaactttcttcttaaatttctccATCAGTGCTAGCTCATCTTGATTAAACTGATTATTCCTGTAAAGAATGGCCAGCTTGATGACTGTTTTGATGAGGTTTTTGATgatcttctctgcctccttcttgtTTTGGGTATACTCCTTGGTCACTCTGTAGAGCTCATCAAGCACCTCGCTGCTCGTGTCATCGATTAAGGTGGTAGCGATGGATTTGGACACCATTTTGCCCAAGATCTTCTTTTGTGCCTGAACGGCCAGGTTTTTGGAATTAAAGACATCTGTGGCCACTAAAAACAAAGTGGGGGAGGACAAAAGATTAGTAAATATCAGcaagagaagcacaataaaaacCATATATTAAGGagtattttccttctcattttccccCTATATAGTTTGCCTCCCATCTACTGACATTCATTTCTgttcagaaaagaacaaaattttcctACATTTCTGGGCATGAGGttctcatttgtgaaattaaTGGGTTGTTATGCATAATCTTTAAGGTCTTTGGCACTTCAAGTATTTTATACCTTCTGCTATGTGGTCAATAGTTTGTTTAGAAGTTAAAGAGttcaaccattttaaaaataactttttctgattataaaaatagtatgtCTCATGAGGCAGTGCAATTTTACcctagtttaattttaaaagaaatatatcaaaaatatataatcaatacCACAATTCTCCTCTGGGCAACAGTAATCAAGAATACTTTAAAGAAACCCATTTAAATGTAAGAGGAATAAATGACAGAGCATACATATTGAGTAAAATGACAAATTCATGGATGCAAATCAAAAGTAGAGCTCTGCTTTATAATCCAGTTGCAAAAAGTCAAATTTCCCAAGACATTGGCCAGCACCTACCAGTCTGGCCATCCTAACCACCCTGAATTTCAGCTCCCAGAAGTTGAGTGTTGGACAGAAATATTCCTTGGCGAGCTTATTGTCACTTGCTATTTCTGATGAACGGCCATTGTactctttacatttttatacattttgaggAAGTAACCATACTGTATGAGCTAATGAAACTGCTAGTTGAACAACATGCTTTGAAAAAGCTGATCCTTAGAGTTTACTTTGGAATTATCATAACTCAATTTGACAGAGGTTTAAGATCCATAGAATAAGAGTTGTATGTACTGAATATTAATGAGACACTATGTGATGCTACTAGCTGACAGTCAgtgaaaatgctcaataaatgttcattctcCAGACCAGGTTTagtttttctccaaaattttcCCCTACCCTGTGAATGCTGCTCCACTAAAACTgtgctttctccctcttctccttggTCCTCAGAGCTAGAGATCTAGGGGTGTCAATTCCACCTTTGGGTCCAGGAGCAGCTGTTCTTTCTGTATATGCCATTGTATAAGCCTAGGCCTGGGTGTTGGAAAGCAGCCATTgaataatgaaagataaaaggcttaaaaatacagatatgtAGGAATGAGTCAGGGCATCAATGACGTAAATTATTTCTAGTTTGGACAAAGTAgcaacattagaaaataaaaaggcagctGCTCCCAAATCCAGGCTAGGAGGATATATAAGAGTGACTCCATGAATGTGGAACTGCCATGTCATTTTTGAAATTTGGGCCAAAGTAGCTCATGGTGTATAGTAAAGGTAGCTGTAAAGCGATACCTAATGACCAGAATATCATTCATAAATATACAGGGATATTCACCCCAAAAGAACATCTTGATTGAACTAGAAATGGTGCCTTCACAAATGTCGATATTTAAACTTCCGAAACATGaactgaaactgcagaagaagaactaaaatatattttgagaaagaaaaggaaagtgaaaaacatGAGAAATAGCCAACTTTATGAGGAAGGTTTCCAAGCTTTTCtacattttcatcatttaagCAGTAGTCCATTTCTATTCTTATTCTTCAACTGTTTGCAAAAGAGTGTACTGGTTAATTCACACTAAAGAATTTATATCAAAACAAATGGCACACAAGTCAATATTACCATATTAAGACCAGGGACCATCTTCTATCACCAAACTTATGATATGGacctcaacaaataaataaacctgATTTATATAAGAAGAAATACCCCCAGATTTTCAGATACACAGTAAATAACTAGGATTtcaggaatttattttatataaagtcgaaaggttattttatttttaatctattagGACAAGGCACGGTCTACAAACATCTCATCCAGATTTACTGCAATGTCTATTAGATGGAAATACTGTACCTTGTGAAATaactgaaagcagagagagaggggttCAAAAGATTCCTCTGTGCTCCTTTTTCCAAGGCTGGACTTGCAAGTTTGCACCTCTTCTAAGTTACTTTTCATAGTAAATCTAAATGTCCCAtttaatttcaaacataaaaacaaaacaaaaactctatgGTATAGCACTTTAACTTCCTGCAAGAGAAAGCATACATGGCCAGGCTGCTGCCAACTAAGCAAGATCATTACCAGTAACCAAGTCAGAACCAGGACAGAGAAGTTGATCTCTGAGGGGTTTCATATTTGTTCCAGAGGAACTTCAAACCCTGCTCTAGAAGCACAAAAGGAGCTTTAGACTTTAATTGTATTCTTTGGATTATATC
This region of Equus quagga isolate Etosha38 chromosome 7, UCLA_HA_Equagga_1.0, whole genome shotgun sequence genomic DNA includes:
- the TNFAIP8 gene encoding tumor necrosis factor alpha-induced protein 8 isoform X4, encoding MATDVFNSKNLAVQAQKKILGKMVSKSIATTLIDDTSSEVLDELYRVTKEYTQNKKEAEKIIKNLIKTVIKLAILYRNNQFNQDELALMEKFKKKVHQLAMTVVSFHQVDYTFDRNVLSRLLNECREMLHQIIQRHLTAKSHGRVNNVFDHFSDCDFLAALYNPFGSFKPHLQKLCDGINKMLDEENI
- the TNFAIP8 gene encoding tumor necrosis factor alpha-induced protein 8 isoform X3, with translation MLKLVATDVFNSKNLAVQAQKKILGKMVSKSIATTLIDDTSSEVLDELYRVTKEYTQNKKEAEKIIKNLIKTVIKLAILYRNNQFNQDELALMEKFKKKVHQLAMTVVSFHQVDYTFDRNVLSRLLNECREMLHQIIQRHLTAKSHGRVNNVFDHFSDCDFLAALYNPFGSFKPHLQKLCDGINKMLDEENI
- the TNFAIP8 gene encoding tumor necrosis factor alpha-induced protein 8 isoform X2, with translation MSAVVAPAAGYPDTMHAEAEESKEVATDVFNSKNLAVQAQKKILGKMVSKSIATTLIDDTSSEVLDELYRVTKEYTQNKKEAEKIIKNLIKTVIKLAILYRNNQFNQDELALMEKFKKKVHQLAMTVVSFHQVDYTFDRNVLSRLLNECREMLHQIIQRHLTAKSHGRVNNVFDHFSDCDFLAALYNPFGSFKPHLQKLCDGINKMLDEENI
- the TNFAIP8 gene encoding tumor necrosis factor alpha-induced protein 8 isoform X1 translates to MRSRGEKLRQSGRNHFTENLSAVLEVPGVATDVFNSKNLAVQAQKKILGKMVSKSIATTLIDDTSSEVLDELYRVTKEYTQNKKEAEKIIKNLIKTVIKLAILYRNNQFNQDELALMEKFKKKVHQLAMTVVSFHQVDYTFDRNVLSRLLNECREMLHQIIQRHLTAKSHGRVNNVFDHFSDCDFLAALYNPFGSFKPHLQKLCDGINKMLDEENI
- the TNFAIP8 gene encoding tumor necrosis factor alpha-induced protein 8 isoform X6, which encodes MVSKSIATTLIDDTSSEVLDELYRVTKEYTQNKKEAEKIIKNLIKTVIKLAILYRNNQFNQDELALMEKFKKKVHQLAMTVVSFHQVDYTFDRNVLSRLLNECREMLHQIIQRHLTAKSHGRVNNVFDHFSDCDFLAALYNPFGSFKPHLQKLCDGINKMLDEENI